One part of the Ralstonia pickettii genome encodes these proteins:
- a CDS encoding IS481 family transposase yields the protein MPWSTRDTMSLRQEFVLLARQEGCNRRELCRRFGISPQTGYKWLARYVESGDAGLADRTRRPSHSPMRTEAELEQAVIALRQQHPAWGGRKISRRLADLGWSDVPAPSTVTSILHRYGLIAPEASDASTPWQRFEHAEPNQLWQMDFKGGFALADGQRCSPLTVIDDHSRFNLVLAACTQTQSAVVQRHLRQAFERYGLPLRINADNGAPWGSPTRPGQLTGLGVWLIRLGVRLSYSRPAHPQTNGKDERFHRTLKAEALAGRYFASCDAVQHALDAWRTVYNCERPHQAIDLATPITRYRPSPRPYPSTLAPIEYSPQDIVLNVGWNGELRFRSWRFKLSNALHGLPVALRPDPKHRDQFDLYFVHQHLGRIDLNLPDDC from the coding sequence ATGCCCTGGAGCACACGAGACACCATGAGCCTTCGTCAGGAATTCGTTCTATTGGCCCGGCAGGAAGGCTGTAACCGGCGCGAGCTGTGTCGGCGGTTCGGCATCAGCCCGCAAACCGGCTACAAGTGGCTGGCTCGTTACGTTGAGTCGGGGGACGCCGGACTGGCTGACCGGACGCGCCGTCCCTCGCACAGCCCGATGCGTACCGAGGCCGAGCTTGAACAGGCCGTCATCGCGTTACGCCAGCAGCATCCTGCGTGGGGCGGGCGCAAGATCAGCCGCCGCTTGGCCGACTTGGGCTGGAGTGATGTACCGGCGCCCAGCACCGTGACCTCCATCCTGCATCGGTATGGGTTGATTGCACCCGAAGCCTCAGACGCCTCCACGCCCTGGCAGCGCTTTGAGCACGCTGAACCGAACCAACTCTGGCAGATGGATTTCAAGGGCGGGTTCGCGTTGGCCGACGGCCAGCGCTGCTCGCCGCTGACCGTGATCGACGATCACTCCCGCTTCAACCTGGTGCTGGCGGCCTGCACGCAGACGCAGAGCGCGGTCGTGCAGCGTCACTTGCGCCAGGCCTTCGAGCGCTATGGGCTGCCGCTGCGCATCAACGCCGATAACGGCGCACCTTGGGGCAGTCCCACCCGGCCGGGGCAACTCACGGGCCTGGGCGTCTGGCTCATCCGCCTCGGTGTGCGCCTGAGCTACAGCCGCCCCGCCCACCCGCAGACCAACGGCAAGGACGAGCGCTTCCACCGCACGCTCAAGGCCGAGGCCCTGGCCGGGCGCTACTTCGCCTCTTGCGACGCGGTCCAGCACGCGCTGGATGCTTGGCGCACCGTCTATAACTGCGAGCGCCCGCACCAGGCCATCGACCTGGCCACGCCCATCACACGCTACCGGCCCAGCCCGCGACCGTATCCGTCTACGTTGGCACCGATCGAGTACAGCCCGCAGGACATCGTCCTCAACGTCGGATGGAATGGGGAGCTACGCTTCAGGAGTTGGCGCTTCAAGCTCTCCAATGCCCTGCACGGCTTGCCGGTGGCATTGCGCCCCGACCCTAAACACAGGGATCAATTCGATCTGTACTTCGTTCACCAACACCTTGGCCGTATCGATCTGAACCTGCCCGATGACTGCTGA
- the ureC gene encoding urease subunit alpha, giving the protein MTLNITRRAYAEMFGPTTGDRLRLADTDLIVEVERDFTLYGEEVKFGGGKVIRDGMGQSQRESKDCADTVITNALIIDHWGIVKADIGLKHGRISAIGKAGNPDIQPGVTIVIGPGTEIIAGEGMIVTAGGVDSHIHFICPQQIDEALNSGVTTMIGGGTGPATGTYATTCTPGPWYMQRMLQAADAYPMNIGFLGKGNGSLPGALREQIDAGAIGLKLHEDWGSTPAAIDCCLGVADDTDTQVAIHTDTLNESGFVEATVAAFKGRTIHTYHTEGAGGGHAPDIIRVCGESNVLPSSTNPTRPFTVNTLDEHLDMLMVCHHLDASIAEDIAFAESRIRRETIAAEDILHDLGAFSMISSDSQAMGRVGEVVLRTWQTAHKMKVQRGKLAGDPNDARGGHDNFRVKRYVAKYTINPALTHGIAHEVGSVEVGKWADLVLWKPAFFGVKPSLILKGGMIASAAMGDANASIPTPQPVHYRPMFGSAGGALGRSSLSFLSQSAAAAGVAEQYGLAKTTAVVKGTRTVSKADMIHNDWQPHITVDPETYQVVADGTVLTCEPAEVLPMAQRYFLF; this is encoded by the coding sequence ATGACACTCAACATCACCCGCCGCGCCTATGCGGAAATGTTCGGCCCCACGACGGGCGACCGCCTGCGTCTGGCCGACACCGACCTCATCGTCGAAGTTGAACGCGACTTCACCCTCTACGGCGAGGAAGTGAAATTCGGCGGCGGCAAGGTCATCCGCGACGGCATGGGCCAGAGCCAGCGCGAATCGAAAGACTGCGCTGACACCGTCATCACCAACGCGCTGATCATCGACCACTGGGGCATCGTCAAGGCCGACATCGGCCTGAAGCACGGCCGCATCTCGGCGATCGGCAAGGCGGGCAATCCGGACATCCAGCCCGGCGTGACCATCGTCATCGGCCCCGGCACCGAGATCATCGCGGGCGAGGGCATGATCGTCACCGCCGGCGGCGTCGACTCGCACATCCACTTCATCTGCCCGCAGCAGATCGACGAGGCGCTCAACAGCGGCGTGACGACGATGATCGGCGGCGGCACCGGACCCGCCACCGGCACCTACGCCACCACCTGCACGCCGGGCCCGTGGTACATGCAGCGCATGCTGCAGGCCGCGGATGCGTATCCGATGAACATCGGCTTTCTGGGCAAGGGCAACGGCAGCCTGCCGGGCGCGCTGCGCGAGCAGATCGACGCGGGTGCCATCGGCCTGAAGCTGCACGAAGACTGGGGCTCCACGCCCGCCGCCATCGACTGCTGTCTGGGCGTGGCCGACGACACCGATACGCAGGTCGCCATCCACACCGATACGTTGAACGAATCGGGCTTCGTTGAAGCGACCGTCGCTGCATTCAAGGGCCGCACGATCCACACGTATCACACCGAAGGCGCGGGCGGCGGGCACGCGCCCGACATCATCCGCGTGTGCGGTGAATCGAACGTACTGCCGTCGTCGACCAACCCGACGCGGCCGTTCACCGTCAACACGCTGGACGAGCACCTCGACATGCTGATGGTGTGCCATCACCTCGATGCGTCCATCGCCGAAGACATCGCCTTTGCGGAGAGCCGCATCCGCCGCGAGACCATCGCCGCTGAAGACATCCTGCACGACCTCGGCGCGTTCTCCATGATCTCCAGCGACTCGCAGGCCATGGGGCGCGTCGGCGAGGTTGTCCTACGCACTTGGCAGACCGCGCACAAGATGAAGGTGCAGCGCGGCAAGCTGGCCGGTGACCCGAACGACGCGCGCGGCGGGCATGACAACTTCCGCGTGAAGCGCTACGTGGCCAAATACACGATCAACCCCGCGCTCACGCACGGCATCGCACATGAAGTCGGCTCGGTTGAAGTCGGCAAGTGGGCAGACCTCGTGCTGTGGAAGCCGGCGTTCTTTGGAGTTAAGCCGAGCCTGATCCTGAAGGGCGGGATGATTGCTTCTGCGGCGATGGGGGATGCGAATGCGTCGATCCCGACGCCGCAGCCGGTGCACTATCGGCCGATGTTTGGGTCGGCAGGTGGGGCGCTGGGGCGGTCTTCGTTGAGCTTTCTGTCGCAGTCGGCTGCTGCGGCTGGTGTGGCGGAGCAGTATGGGCTTGCCAAGACCACCGCGGTGGTCAAGGGTACGCGTACTGTGAGCAAGGCGGACATGATTCATAACGACTGGCAGCCTCACATTACCGTTGATCCGGAGACGTATCAGGTGGTGGCGGATGGGACGGTGTTGACTTGTGAGCCAGCGGAGGTGTTGCCGATGGCGCAGAGGTATTTTTTGTTTTAG
- a CDS encoding urease subunit beta — protein MIPGELLPQDGDLELNAGRPTVTVTVANTGDRPVQIGSHYHFYEVNDALRFDREAARGFRLNIAAGTAVRFEPGQERTVELVALAGDRVVYGFAGRVMGKL, from the coding sequence ATGATCCCCGGTGAACTGCTGCCGCAAGACGGCGATCTGGAACTCAATGCAGGCCGCCCCACGGTGACGGTCACGGTGGCCAACACGGGCGATCGCCCGGTGCAGATTGGCTCGCACTACCACTTCTATGAAGTGAACGACGCGCTGCGCTTTGACCGCGAAGCTGCGCGCGGCTTTCGGCTGAACATCGCCGCCGGCACGGCCGTGCGCTTCGAGCCGGGGCAGGAGCGCACGGTCGAGCTCGTGGCGCTGGCCGGTGACCGCGTGGTCTACGGCTTTGCCGGCCGAGTGATGGGCAAGCTGTGA
- a CDS encoding HupE/UreJ family protein encodes MTPTLSRFVRPATAIALTFGASIAFAHPGHPGHTAEGSLLAGFLHPLTGADHLLAMVAVGVWSALASRSVRDALWAPVAFVALMILGALLGAGGVAVPMAEPIIAASLLVFGLLIAARAQLPTWGGALLCGAFALFHGYAHGTEFPAGAQAMFPYFVSGFAVATALLHTAGIGAGFALKPRLAWLARLSGVGVALYGAGLLAAAV; translated from the coding sequence ATGACGCCTACCCTGTCTCGCTTCGTCCGGCCCGCTACGGCCATCGCGCTTACGTTTGGCGCCTCCATCGCGTTTGCCCACCCTGGGCACCCGGGCCATACCGCCGAGGGCAGCCTGCTCGCCGGGTTCCTGCATCCGCTCACCGGTGCAGACCATTTGCTGGCGATGGTGGCCGTGGGCGTGTGGAGCGCACTGGCCTCGCGCTCGGTGCGCGATGCGCTGTGGGCGCCCGTCGCCTTTGTCGCGTTGATGATCCTGGGCGCGCTGCTCGGCGCAGGCGGGGTGGCGGTGCCGATGGCCGAGCCGATAATCGCCGCATCGCTGCTGGTGTTCGGCCTGCTGATTGCCGCACGCGCGCAATTGCCGACGTGGGGCGGTGCGCTGCTGTGCGGCGCGTTCGCGCTGTTCCACGGCTATGCGCACGGCACGGAATTCCCCGCAGGGGCGCAGGCCATGTTCCCGTATTTCGTCAGCGGCTTTGCCGTGGCGACGGCGCTGCTGCACACCGCCGGTATCGGCGCGGGCTTTGCGCTGAAGCCGCGTCTGGCATGGCTGGCGCGTCTGTCGGGTGTAGGCGTGGCGCTGTATGGTGCCGGCCTGCTCGCGGCAGCTGTCTGA
- a CDS encoding urease subunit gamma, with product MELTPREKDKLLIFTAALLAERRKGRGLKLNYPEAVAFISAAIMEGARDGKTVADLMHYGTTLLTRNDVMDGVAEMIPDIQVEATFPDGTKLVTVHHPIV from the coding sequence GTGGAACTGACCCCGCGCGAAAAAGACAAGTTGCTGATCTTCACCGCCGCCTTGCTGGCCGAGCGCCGCAAGGGCCGCGGCCTCAAGCTCAACTACCCGGAAGCCGTCGCCTTCATCAGCGCCGCCATCATGGAAGGCGCGCGCGACGGCAAGACGGTCGCCGACCTGATGCACTACGGCACCACGCTCCTCACGCGCAATGACGTGATGGACGGGGTGGCCGAGATGATTCCCGACATCCAGGTCGAAGCCACGTTTCCGGACGGCACGAAGCTCGTCACCGTTCACCACCCGATCGTTTGA
- a CDS encoding urease accessory protein UreD, which translates to MRHPDFPVPPQTDSFASWEASLRLAFARRGERTVLATCRHQGPLRVQKALYPEGEGVCHAVMLHPPAGIAGGDVLDIDIELGADAHAVLTTPGATKWYKSLGRTATQRVAIRAEAGARLDWLPQENIVFNQARPIIDLTLDLAPGASAIGWDTTMLGRHAAGESWAEGRIAMRTALRCNGQPLWIESAAFDAQSPVLNATTGMAGFHVVGTLWAVGEGATEALAESMAEHLPYNAGLRAGVTCLTQDAPGLPNVLLLRVLARRPEDARALLSQTWLALREPMHGVAGRPLRLWST; encoded by the coding sequence ATGCGCCATCCCGATTTTCCTGTCCCGCCGCAGACCGATTCGTTCGCGTCCTGGGAAGCCTCGCTGCGCCTGGCGTTTGCACGGCGCGGTGAACGCACCGTGCTGGCCACCTGCCGGCATCAGGGGCCGCTGCGGGTGCAGAAGGCGCTGTATCCGGAAGGCGAGGGCGTCTGCCATGCCGTCATGCTGCATCCGCCTGCAGGTATTGCCGGCGGCGATGTGCTCGATATCGACATCGAACTCGGTGCCGACGCGCATGCGGTCCTGACCACGCCGGGCGCCACCAAGTGGTACAAGTCGCTCGGCCGCACGGCGACGCAGCGCGTTGCCATCCGTGCGGAGGCGGGGGCGCGGCTCGACTGGCTGCCGCAGGAGAACATCGTCTTCAACCAGGCCCGCCCGATCATCGACCTGACGCTGGATCTGGCGCCGGGCGCCAGCGCCATCGGCTGGGACACCACTATGCTTGGCCGCCACGCCGCCGGTGAATCGTGGGCCGAAGGCCGCATCGCCATGCGCACCGCATTGCGTTGCAACGGTCAGCCGCTGTGGATTGAATCGGCGGCATTCGACGCGCAATCGCCCGTGCTGAATGCGACGACGGGCATGGCCGGCTTCCACGTCGTCGGCACGCTCTGGGCCGTCGGCGAGGGCGCCACCGAAGCCCTCGCCGAATCGATGGCCGAGCACCTGCCGTACAACGCCGGCCTGCGCGCGGGCGTCACGTGTCTCACGCAAGATGCGCCCGGCCTGCCAAACGTTTTGCTGCTGCGCGTGCTTGCACGCCGGCCCGAAGATGCACGCGCCCTGTTGTCGCAGACATGGCTGGCGCTGCGCGAACCGATGCATGGCGTAGCGGGCCGTCCGCTGCGCCTCTGGTCTACATGA
- the urtE gene encoding urea ABC transporter ATP-binding subunit UrtE, whose product MLQVQQLNQFYGGSHILRNVSFDVPTGKLTTLLGRNGVGKTTLLKCLMGVVPTASGAIDWEGRTIQKLPAYERVSQGLAYVPQGREIFPRLTVEENLLIGAAAKRAPSKVPDSIYELFPVLKEMKGRRGGDLSGGQQQQLAIGRALMSEPRLLILDEPTEGIQPSIIQEIGRTLRRLVDEFGMSVLLVEQYYDFARSIADRYVVMSRGEVIAQGDGANMEADGVRDLVAV is encoded by the coding sequence ATGTTGCAGGTCCAGCAACTGAACCAGTTCTACGGCGGCAGCCACATCCTGCGCAACGTCAGCTTTGACGTCCCAACGGGCAAGCTCACCACGCTGCTTGGCCGCAATGGGGTGGGCAAGACGACGCTGCTCAAATGCCTGATGGGCGTGGTGCCCACAGCCAGCGGTGCGATCGATTGGGAAGGGCGCACCATCCAGAAGCTGCCCGCGTACGAGCGTGTCTCTCAGGGGCTCGCCTATGTGCCACAGGGGCGCGAGATCTTCCCCCGTCTGACGGTGGAAGAAAACCTGCTGATTGGTGCGGCCGCCAAGCGCGCGCCGTCCAAGGTGCCCGATTCCATCTACGAGCTGTTTCCAGTGCTCAAGGAGATGAAGGGCCGGCGCGGTGGCGATCTGTCCGGCGGCCAGCAGCAGCAACTCGCCATCGGCCGCGCGCTGATGAGTGAACCGCGCCTGCTGATCCTGGACGAGCCGACCGAGGGCATCCAGCCGTCGATCATCCAGGAGATCGGCCGAACGCTGCGGCGCCTTGTCGATGAGTTCGGCATGTCGGTCCTGCTGGTCGAGCAGTACTACGACTTTGCGCGCAGCATTGCCGACCGCTATGTCGTCATGAGCCGCGGCGAGGTCATCGCCCAGGGCGACGGCGCCAATATGGAAGCCGATGGCGTGCGTGATCTGGTGGCCGTCTGA
- the urtD gene encoding urea ABC transporter ATP-binding protein UrtD, with product MSTFTELPDRAETGTATGMGHLVEPDTIDVSHGAILYLEDVTVRFGGFRALNALTLSIDHGELRCIIGPNGAGKTTMMDVITGKTGPRNADVTGRVFLGQTIDLLRLTEPRIAQIGIGRKFQKPTVFEQHTVWENLELAMKADKRWWVSLRARLLNDGRQRIEETLGRIHLEAEAYRPAGLLSHGQKQRLEIGMLLMQQPQLLLLDEPVAGMTDEETMQLATLLNGLRGTCSIMVVEHDMEFVAALAGAEGRVTVLAEGSVLAEGTLDAVKRDERVIESYLGR from the coding sequence ATGAGCACGTTCACCGAACTCCCCGACCGCGCGGAGACCGGCACCGCCACCGGCATGGGCCATCTGGTCGAGCCGGACACGATCGACGTCTCGCACGGCGCCATCCTGTATCTCGAAGACGTGACGGTGCGCTTCGGCGGCTTTCGCGCACTGAACGCGCTCACGCTGTCGATCGACCACGGCGAGCTGCGCTGCATCATCGGCCCCAACGGCGCGGGCAAGACCACGATGATGGACGTGATTACCGGCAAGACGGGGCCGCGCAATGCCGACGTGACCGGCCGCGTCTTCCTTGGCCAGACCATCGACCTGCTGCGCCTGACCGAGCCCCGCATCGCGCAGATCGGCATCGGCCGCAAGTTCCAGAAGCCGACCGTGTTCGAGCAGCACACCGTGTGGGAAAACCTGGAACTGGCGATGAAGGCCGACAAGCGCTGGTGGGTCTCGCTGCGCGCGCGCCTGCTGAACGACGGCCGCCAGCGCATCGAAGAAACGCTCGGCCGCATCCACCTGGAAGCGGAGGCCTATCGGCCCGCCGGGCTGCTGTCACACGGGCAAAAGCAGCGGCTGGAGATCGGCATGCTGCTGATGCAGCAACCGCAACTGCTGCTGCTCGACGAACCGGTCGCCGGCATGACGGATGAGGAGACGATGCAGCTCGCAACGTTGCTCAACGGCCTGCGTGGCACGTGCTCGATCATGGTCGTGGAGCACGACATGGAGTTTGTCGCCGCGCTGGCAGGGGCGGAAGGGCGCGTGACCGTGCTGGCTGAAGGCAGTGTTCTCGCCGAAGGCACGCTCGATGCCGTCAAGCGCGATGAGCGTGTAATCGAATCCTATCTGGGGCGCTGA
- the urtC gene encoding urea ABC transporter permease subunit UrtC: MTTTKFSLDIPARMPLLSRRGWSALMLVSLIVCIGAPVCALLVPEGSPLHLSAYALTLVGKIMCYALAALALDLVWGYCGILSLGHGLFFALGGYGMGMYLMRSIGREGVYKSDLPDFMVFLDWKELPWFWHGTEHFAWAMLLVILVPGVLAWLFGFFAFRSRVKGVYLSIITQAMTYAAMLLFFRNETGFGGNNGFTDFKRILGFPISALPTRTVLFVATFVALVLAFIACRAIVTSKFGRVVTAIRDAEARVMFSGYNPLGYKLFVWTFSAVLCGIAGALYVPQVGIINPGEMSPGNSIEMAVWVAVGGRGTLIGPIIGAFLVNGAKTLLTAWVPEYWLFVLGAIFVLVTLYLPNGVLGLMSKLRMKKRAPAQAKAHEAATVTGDHA, from the coding sequence ATGACGACGACCAAGTTCTCTCTCGATATTCCGGCGCGCATGCCGCTGCTGTCGCGGCGCGGGTGGTCTGCGCTGATGCTCGTATCGCTCATCGTGTGCATTGGCGCGCCGGTGTGCGCGCTGCTTGTGCCGGAGGGCAGCCCTCTGCATCTCTCGGCGTATGCACTCACGCTCGTCGGCAAGATCATGTGCTATGCGCTGGCGGCGCTGGCGCTCGATCTGGTGTGGGGCTATTGCGGCATCCTGAGCCTAGGCCACGGGCTGTTCTTCGCGCTGGGCGGTTACGGCATGGGCATGTACCTGATGCGCTCCATCGGTCGCGAAGGCGTGTACAAGAGCGACCTGCCGGACTTCATGGTATTCCTCGACTGGAAGGAGCTGCCCTGGTTCTGGCACGGCACCGAGCACTTTGCCTGGGCCATGCTGCTGGTGATTCTGGTGCCTGGCGTGCTGGCGTGGCTGTTCGGTTTCTTTGCCTTCCGCTCACGCGTCAAAGGCGTCTACCTGTCGATCATCACGCAGGCGATGACGTATGCGGCCATGCTGCTGTTCTTCCGTAACGAGACGGGCTTTGGCGGCAACAACGGCTTTACGGATTTCAAACGCATCCTCGGCTTCCCGATCTCCGCATTGCCGACGCGCACCGTGCTGTTCGTGGCGACGTTCGTGGCGCTCGTGCTGGCGTTCATCGCCTGCCGCGCCATCGTCACGTCCAAGTTCGGCCGCGTGGTCACCGCCATTCGCGATGCCGAAGCGCGCGTGATGTTCTCCGGCTACAACCCGCTCGGCTACAAGCTGTTCGTCTGGACGTTCTCCGCCGTGCTGTGCGGAATTGCAGGCGCGCTCTACGTGCCGCAGGTCGGCATCATCAACCCGGGCGAGATGTCGCCGGGCAACTCCATCGAGATGGCGGTGTGGGTGGCCGTGGGCGGACGCGGTACGTTGATCGGCCCGATCATCGGTGCGTTCCTCGTCAACGGGGCCAAGACGTTGCTGACCGCATGGGTGCCGGAATACTGGCTGTTCGTGCTCGGGGCGATCTTCGTACTGGTGACGCTGTATCTGCCGAACGGTGTGCTGGGCCTGATGAGCAAGCTGCGCATGAAAAAGCGGGCGCCCGCGCAAGCCAAGGCGCATGAAGCCGCGACCGTCACCGGAGATCACGCATGA
- the urtB gene encoding urea ABC transporter permease subunit UrtB, with protein sequence MMRLSRWWFHSLAALLCAFCLAATPQGSAWAAGQPLTQADLKPLAEDDFDAKVKALNALTAAPAEQAGPILQALQNDALFFAPAAGMVRQDGEKYLDAITGQPVTVKADDLQSLTLNNALRAQVDSAASGFVLQSPDRAVRAQAVDTLLAHPETASRPIVDAARKHETDPELRSKLHVLWANLALDDGTHAEKLEALKLLAGDTNPQTRQRIAPLLAKDSGADDELRAAAQQALDGLAAQQRKAELVGNLFAGLSLGSVLLLAALGLAITYGLIGVINMAHGEFLMIGAYATYVVQTIFRNYFPNAFDWYLPAALPAAFLAAAVVGFALERLVLRHLYGRPLETLLATFGISLLLMQAVRSIFGAQNVEVANPSWMSGGIALYPGLVLPYNRLVILLFALAVVAIAWAVLNRTRLGLFVRATTQNRTMAACVGVRTWKVDSYAFAFGAGIAGLGGCALSQIGNVGPDLGQSYIIDSFMAVVLGGVGQLAGTIIGAFGLGLINKFIEPFYGAVLAKIIVLVLIVLFIQKRPQGLFALKGRSAEA encoded by the coding sequence ATGATGCGCTTGTCCCGCTGGTGGTTTCATTCTCTTGCCGCACTGCTGTGCGCTTTCTGTCTGGCTGCGACGCCCCAAGGCTCTGCGTGGGCCGCCGGACAACCCCTGACCCAGGCCGATCTCAAGCCGCTGGCCGAAGACGACTTCGATGCCAAGGTCAAGGCGCTCAACGCGCTGACCGCTGCGCCCGCCGAACAAGCCGGGCCGATCCTGCAAGCCTTGCAGAATGACGCGCTGTTCTTCGCGCCCGCCGCCGGCATGGTGCGTCAGGACGGCGAGAAGTACCTGGACGCGATCACTGGCCAGCCCGTCACCGTCAAGGCCGACGATCTGCAGTCCCTCACACTGAACAATGCCCTGCGTGCGCAAGTGGACAGCGCGGCGAGCGGCTTCGTGCTGCAATCGCCCGATCGTGCCGTGCGCGCGCAGGCCGTCGATACGTTGCTTGCGCATCCCGAGACGGCGTCGCGCCCCATTGTCGACGCGGCGCGCAAGCATGAAACCGATCCGGAGTTGCGCAGCAAGCTGCATGTGCTCTGGGCCAATCTCGCGCTCGACGACGGTACGCATGCCGAGAAGCTGGAAGCGCTCAAGCTGCTTGCGGGCGATACCAACCCGCAGACGCGCCAGCGCATCGCCCCGTTGCTTGCCAAGGACAGCGGCGCCGACGATGAACTGCGCGCCGCGGCCCAACAGGCGCTCGACGGCCTCGCCGCGCAGCAACGCAAGGCCGAGCTGGTCGGCAACCTGTTTGCGGGGCTGAGCCTCGGCTCGGTGCTGCTGCTGGCGGCGCTTGGGCTGGCCATCACCTACGGGCTCATCGGCGTCATCAACATGGCGCACGGTGAATTCCTGATGATCGGTGCGTACGCCACCTACGTGGTGCAGACGATTTTCCGCAACTACTTTCCGAACGCGTTCGACTGGTATCTGCCTGCGGCGCTGCCTGCTGCGTTCCTGGCGGCGGCCGTCGTCGGCTTTGCGCTGGAGCGGCTGGTGCTGCGCCATCTGTATGGCCGCCCGTTGGAAACGCTGCTCGCCACGTTCGGGATCAGCCTGCTGCTGATGCAGGCCGTGCGTTCGATCTTCGGTGCGCAGAACGTGGAGGTGGCGAACCCGAGCTGGATGAGCGGCGGCATTGCGCTGTATCCGGGCCTCGTGCTGCCGTACAACCGGCTCGTCATCCTGCTGTTTGCACTGGCCGTGGTGGCGATCGCCTGGGCGGTGCTCAACCGAACGCGCCTGGGCCTGTTCGTGCGCGCCACCACGCAGAACCGCACGATGGCTGCCTGCGTTGGCGTGCGCACGTGGAAGGTCGACAGCTACGCGTTTGCATTCGGTGCCGGTATTGCCGGCCTGGGCGGCTGCGCACTCTCGCAGATCGGCAACGTCGGGCCGGATCTCGGCCAGAGCTACATCATCGATTCGTTCATGGCCGTGGTGCTGGGCGGGGTGGGGCAGTTGGCCGGCACGATCATCGGCGCGTTCGGCCTGGGGCTCATCAACAAGTTCATCGAGCCGTTCTATGGCGCGGTGCTGGCGAAGATCATCGTGCTGGTGCTGATCGTGCTGTTCATCCAGAAGCGTCCGCAGGGCCTGTTCGCCCTCAAGGGCCGCAGCGCCGAGGCCTGA
- the urtA gene encoding urea ABC transporter substrate-binding protein, with protein MKRRELLKLSAVAAATLLSVSSLAFAQAKEPIKVGVLHSLSGTMAISETSLKDVALMTIDEINKSGGVLGRKLEPVVVDPASNWPLFAEKARGLLTQDKVAVTFGCWTSVSRKSVLPVYEELNGLLFYPVQYEGEEMSKNVFYTGAAPNQQAIPAVEYLMSKEGGGAKRFFLLGTDYVYPRTTNKILRAFLHSKGVKDSDIEEVYTPFGHSDYQTIVANIKKFAQGGKTAVVSTINGDSNVPFYKELGNAGLKAKDVPVVAFSVGEEELRGIDTKPLVGHLAAWNYFMSVKNPVNDDFKKKWAAWVKANNLPGGDKRVTNDPMEATYVGIMMWKQAVEKAGSTDVDKVRKAMYGQQFKAPSGFTLVMNNNHHLSKPVMIGEVRGDGQFNVVWKTPTVIRAKPWSPYISGNEGKPDEVK; from the coding sequence ATGAAACGTCGTGAGCTGTTGAAGCTGTCTGCCGTCGCCGCCGCAACGCTGTTGTCCGTGTCGAGCCTCGCGTTTGCTCAGGCAAAAGAACCGATCAAGGTCGGCGTCCTGCATTCGCTGTCGGGAACGATGGCCATCTCCGAGACGTCGCTGAAAGACGTCGCGCTGATGACGATCGACGAGATCAACAAGAGTGGCGGCGTGCTGGGCCGCAAGCTGGAACCGGTGGTGGTGGACCCCGCATCGAACTGGCCGCTGTTTGCCGAGAAGGCGCGCGGGCTGCTGACGCAGGATAAGGTGGCCGTGACATTCGGCTGCTGGACGTCGGTGTCGCGCAAGTCCGTGCTGCCGGTCTATGAAGAGTTGAATGGCCTGCTGTTCTACCCGGTGCAGTACGAAGGCGAAGAGATGTCGAAGAACGTCTTCTACACCGGCGCGGCACCCAACCAGCAGGCCATTCCGGCCGTGGAATACCTGATGAGCAAGGAAGGCGGCGGCGCCAAGCGTTTCTTCCTGCTCGGTACCGATTACGTCTACCCGCGCACGACCAACAAGATCCTGCGTGCCTTCCTGCACAGCAAGGGCGTGAAGGACAGCGACATCGAAGAGGTCTATACGCCGTTCGGCCACTCCGACTATCAGACCATCGTTGCCAACATCAAGAAGTTCGCGCAGGGCGGCAAGACGGCCGTCGTGTCGACCATCAACGGCGACTCGAACGTGCCGTTCTACAAGGAACTCGGCAACGCGGGCCTGAAGGCCAAGGACGTGCCGGTGGTGGCCTTCTCGGTGGGTGAAGAAGAACTGCGCGGCATCGACACCAAGCCGCTGGTGGGCCATCTGGCCGCATGGAACTACTTCATGTCGGTCAAGAACCCGGTCAACGACGACTTCAAGAAGAAGTGGGCTGCATGGGTCAAGGCCAACAACCTGCCCGGCGGCGACAAGCGCGTCACCAACGACCCGATGGAAGCCACCTACGTCGGCATCATGATGTGGAAGCAGGCTGTCGAGAAAGCCGGTTCGACCGACGTGGACAAGGTCCGCAAGGCGATGTACGGCCAGCAGTTCAAGGCGCCGTCGGGCTTCACGCTGGTGATGAACAACAACCATCACCTGAGCAAGCCCGTGATGATTGGCGAGGTGCGTGGCGACGGCCAGTTCAACGTCGTGTGGAAGACGCCGACGGTGATCCGCGCCAAGCCGTGGAGCCCGTACATCTCGGGCAACGAGGGCAAGCCTGACGAAGTGAAGTAA